The following is a genomic window from Phaseolus vulgaris cultivar G19833 chromosome 6, P. vulgaris v2.0, whole genome shotgun sequence.
aaattaataaaataattttttattttagtaattttttatgaTAAGTAATTTGGAGATATAAAATATagactataaataaaaattaattttacgtGAAAgtccatgaaaaaaaatatatttaattttaatttaaataattcaataaactaatttatttctaatattttttattgttataaaaaaattattatgaaaatcaGACCACAAGTTGTTAGGAGTAGGATAAACTACCAAAATGAGCAATAAATTACAATTAAGCTAAATACTTTTTcttaataaacaaaattaattccAACTGTTCtcttaatttttataacaatttaGATGTGATATCTTTATTAACAATGCTAATTCAATagtttaaaaaacagttttaaatttgaaaaattgtaTGACACAATATCAGAATATTAACATATATCATAATTAAAAGTAATCATAATAAATGAAGAATAGTGGTCACATGAGGCATGTGGATCAACTGTGCTGCGACGGAGTTGTTCTCGTTTGAGTGGAAGTCTCGAGTAAAAATGTTGAAcataaaatgatattaaatttatagaatatacaattaaaatttatcatGAATATATCTAATAGTGACTTaaatatatttactttattttaattatgatataTGTATATTGTCTGAAATAGTTTATATTCAGCTATAACTTTGTACTTATTTTTTTCACGCACAGTGCTTAAATGTGTTAGTACCTTCTAATTTAGTCCCCATGTACCTTTTTCTTAGATTCTAATTTAGAAAAAGGGTTAACGTGCAAAGACTATGAACAATGGGCCCAATTCCTAACAACGCAATACAAGCCCAACCCAGCAGAGGCCCAATTCAACCTTAATTGTTATGCCATAAAGTTGGTAACATATAACTTTAGGATGAAGATGTTGGTGGAATAAGCAatggaaataaaatatattcagaACAAACCTGaatgtatgatagatttgtttATGTGGTGATTAATTGGTGGCACAAATTCAAGTAAATTATCATATTTTTGGTTCAAGCCTAACCATGTTTGATGCTCAAACATTTGTGTCCAATCCCTTGCACCATCTAAGTTTTAGTGCGCGCCACTCATCACCTTACACATAAACTCAAATCAAATGGAAATGGTTTAACTTTGTTTATTAAATACATTGGATGTTCAAATATTTTATCcacttactatttttttaagtcatgtcatcatttttatttttattttctaatccCATTACTGCTGTTATTTATTCTTTCAGTTCCTTTTTACAAatcttaattttgaaaaaaatattttttatctatatttttataactctagcaacacgtttattattattttttatactataCTCTTGtgtatcttttaatttttaaataatttatacatgtatttattatgttagatggagagagagaaagagtaaaataaaaaaaactacgctactattttattagaataaaaaattcattgtaTTTCTTGATTTCTGCACAAGAAGCATAAACAAAAGAATGAAAAGGAATAAAGGGAATGTTTATTACCAGAAGCagtaattaattttgaatacatactgaattttccttttatttacttcatatttaaattgtcatcaaattagttatattttctttcattGCAAATTTCTTATAATTTATACCACAAGCCTACCCTTCAGTTAATCAATAATGAATAGATACACAATGTATAACACCATTAATAAGTATAGAGGTTTTGAATACTGACATATTCATCTTCTCCATTACGAACTTTCTGATCTCACATTGATAAAactctttatatattttttagagtTTTCTGTATATTTATCATGGAACTGTATATTTTGTGAGAGTTAGAATGCGTAGTGTTATTTAATGGGATAACAAAATTTATAGTTCCCTAACGATATGTAGAGACATTTCAATGAGTTATTTACTTATAACTTGCCCAGTTCAAGTTCTGGTTTTATATTCCAAGAATGTAATCCACGGGAATATTACGATTCAAAAGTTATTCGTAagcatattttaaatatatgtttgGTTAACTTTTCATATTCATgggaatattttttaaattataaattaattaaaataatggatGTTATAATACAACTTATAAAAAACAAACTATCCTTTTCCCCTTAGGAATCTAATTAATCTATCCCTTAGCGTGAGAAGAAATTTTGCATAATTCAGTAGCTTTcctgaaaataatttttttttattgcctTCTAATACACACATGAATAAACATTCTTATTTTCATATTcctaaaaaattatgtaaacaaATGCTTCTAAAACCAAAATTGAGCATTTAATCAACAATGATAATGGAGAGATCTTTATAATGTgagttaaataaaaattattattaatataagatttaaaataattatataaaattaataaatttaagtaaATGATAGTATAACTAAAATAGTCACgtttttttttaccaataaCTCATTAacaaacaataatatttttggtTGGCTgcattattgttattgttttgaGTAAGTTTGGCATAAAATGGAAGAGTCAATTTCTGAAGATTAGTAGTGACAGATGAGAAACAAGAAGATCTTTTATCATTAAAgagaaattataaaatggaAATTGTGAGGACCCCGCTGGGCATTGATAAAAAGTTTTGATGGCATAGAGTAAACCAAGTTAAAGATAATGCCACGCAGAGGCTGGACCTATATAGGGTCAACTAAGTTCATACATTATTGATCTTCACATAAAGTgacttcaaattcaaattcaatgaTTTGAAAAGAAGTTTGAATCTCCAAGTATGGCAAAAAAATATGTATGAAATTGAACATAgatctttcttcttttattttgttggtatgatttatttgagattttttttaagaaagtagtgtaattttgtaaattaattattgaaattgttaaaatttaaaaaaattattgaaataagtaaGTGATTTGATATGATTTTGTTACGAAAAAGTTCACACGACTTTAATatctttaaatttcaaattatattaaaGTGACACGACTTTATATATGGATATGAgtttaatattatttgaaatttgatttttaatataatttatttttataaaaaaaaattatgttaaacatcactatgcaacttgacatgtCAGCAAggttgacacctcaagtaacaacaatcatctgtcatcacatgaaaaaaaatattattaaactataatttacatattttaatatttttttaataattaacttACAAAATTATcctatttttgtaaaaaaaaaaatatttgtttgatgTACATCTATATAAGCTAATCCTCAATTATTATAGACGATAGAATATTGTTTTGATACTACTAATATAGTCACACATCATTTAAGAGTCGATATCaatgataatttatatatattattttgtccTTCAatccattaaaatattttttaaaataaaactatgaTGGAACACGAGTACCAAAAAAGAACAATACCTTGAATACCTAATGATGCTATATCTTGAAATGAAAGAAATACAAGAAAAAAGTGTGAACCTATAAGGACTAAATTATGTAAGCACATTTTATAATGATACTAAAAACCCTTTTGAATGGTTTATACAAAACCTAACAAGGATTGAGATACGTAATGGCAAAGATTGGGAGTACGTGTGATTAGCTTAAGAAAGCAAAAGATGACCTACCTTCCTTCTTCATTTAAATATTGGAAAACTATTTGAAATGGCAACTTTACCCATCTCTTTTTCTGTCAACTCACTCATCACAACACAAACTAAACTGAGGTTGTTTCCTTATTTGAATCCAACATCTCGTACACACAAAAAGCCACAAACTTAAGTACGCTAACAAAAACGCTGATTTAGGCTATTATGTTATAAACGAACTAAAACAACCTGTAAcacttgtttttatttattaattattttaaacatttttatttttggataAAATTGGTTTTAATAAAGCACTCAATCTTATATGTTGAAGGTGCAAgtcatacaaaaataaattgtaagaaaaaaaaatgagtggTCAACATTTAACGATACAATGATAAATTTGGGTAGGTAAGTATTGCGACTGACACATGCGCTGCACCCAAACGATAAttgcaagttttttttttctactccATATAATTAAACATTTGAGTAATAATGGTTAACTAATGAATATAGtagtataatatataaataaaataagtagaTTTTAACACCATATTAAAACAGTAGTTTAGTTAGAAGGCCATCACAAACATTTTTTATACCGTAATTCaattacaaattattatatataatgctTGTTATTAAGATTCTTAATTTCTTAAActttaatttcaattatttttattttcctactgtatatttattttttgttagaaATTTCAGTTAGCCGTATAGTtaaataagttattattttttactaaagttaagttttatatttgtaatgaatttaaattaataattatttttatccgataatgttaaatatattttatttcaatactCTTGACATCTACTCAAACATAGTCATGTGATGTGTAGGATACTTATTAGtgtattaaaattagttttttttagcaACCTCCTAATTTATGATTCAAActcatttttcaaaatcataataatttttttaatacaatgtTGGTTTATTAATTTAGCCATATCTGTATAGGTAAAAAAAACTTATGCGTTGCTTGctattattatcatttattattgtggttgttgtaaatatttttattagtaaacACTTGCTTATAATTATGGTACAACTTTTTCATATATAGTGATATTCatgttttcatttaattttgataaattattaGTATACAGAATTATCTCATATGCTCAGAGCATTTATCACCAAAAATAATAAGTATTAATCATAAAATAATCCATGGTTTTTTGGAAGCATATAAATATTATGTTATCGGTCTgtttcaattaaaatatatatgtttttgaCGTAGAAAAGTATGTGGGTATCTTTCTTCATGACATGTGCTACATTTAATTAAATGtaataataacatatattaATGCATGAGGACCAAAAAAAACATACATTAATGCATTAAAATGTTTTAACTTGTTAGCTAACCTAATACATTAATTGGAATTGGAGTCAAAACCATTTATGTGTCTATCATGAATAAAAGCAAATGCTTAATTCACGATTCAACCctaatcttttattttaattaaattgggAACCTTGTTTTTTTCTAGTTGGTTGTGAGCTTCACTTATTTACCTTACATAAAAGCAATAGTACCAAAAGTTTTATGTAGACAACTAGGGTTGGGTTTAACTTTAGACGAACATGTTTTTGGATAATTTCATCACATCTTTAAATTTTAACTCTTATTAAAAGGATTATCTATACTAATCTATAAGAGATATTGTTATTCATAGCTATATTAGTAGACATGATTTTCTTacaatttcatatatatatatatattattgtaattatatagtaactatttattttaactatttttatcattttattataataatttttattttaattatgtaacAACAAAATTATACTAAAATACAAAGATGATATGATACTGTtgtagtatatatatttttcttacagtttttatttatttttttaactatattgtaattgttttttttaaccttttacATGGTTATTTTTATAACTCTTTTAACaataacatataaatataatattgcaTTTCATAATAGTTTTAATGTAcgttattttttacaattttatttccagtaatttttttcttaaatttatttatttactttttattacaGAAATTACTATTctaataatgtaaaattaaatttacataAGATATCTTTTTATGACCGTTTTTACTAAtacatttttcttctaattttacTCCTATTGTTACAATTCTATGGCAAACTTTTTCTttaactgtttttatttttttataataattattttaattacataaaaaacatgaaatataaataaaagtataatgTAAAAGGCCTATTTACGTTTAATTAATATACGCatactttattttaaacttGAGGCAGTTTTTTTTAgcattctttattttatgttttgttttgtttaataCATAACCTTGGTCACTTTAtttcaaatacaaaaatatttgttttttttttccacattttttacattttaattaattattttattcttaagtacctttaaatgaatattttaaatttagggtttaattaaattcaaataaaataaattaacatgTAATTAAACGAAAATTATAGATTTTTTAAAGTATTAGATTAAATGtttctattttaaaagaaaagacaaaaaaaataaaatcaaataaggTAGGAGATTAAATTGTACTCAAGTCATTATTGTTTacataaataatttcttaaaatcatgaaaacaataattacttttcttttttttttgaaaaatgaaacaattgtttttattattataaactaagacaattttttttatttaaattatatatatatatatatatatatttcaatatcgtatttattattgtatttaatGTATTTTCTCTTTTAGAGTTCGTACTATCATATTTTGTCATCACCACAAATGATTAAGGATGAATGTGTATTTAGTTAAAATACAATTGATTTTCACGGTTAAACGATATGAGACTATTAGACGTATTCTTTTAATCGATGATTAAGGATAATATTCTTTCTTCGAATCGCTTTTCTATTATACAAACGATACAAATATTTTGATATCAAATctgttaaaataatattattagattTAATCACTGcagaattattatttatttttagagttttacataattttatttttaaaaaaagtttgaaaatattatgaaaGGAATGTATATCAAGTATTATTCAACTTCACTTTTAGCAATCTaactataagaaaaatatacgaacaataattatcaatttattttacTATGACGTATCTTTTATTACACTGGAAAAAACAGTAAAAAAGCAATATAGCAAACACAGGACAGGACATCCTTTAATGGAAAAGGGTATTTTAGTATTTTCAGAACCTCGAACCAGCATATATACCTGCACCGACTACAATGAGAATCCGAATTTACTATAATAACCTTCGCATGCCCCATTTGCTTAGCGGGAATCTCACTAACTAATAACTGTCACTACTAATCATTCTTATTTTTGCGCCAATCCCTTTTCGCGCTATAATACAATTATCATAAAATTGTGTGATTCTTACAAAcagatatttttcaaaaaattaacataaaaacaTAACTTTTACTCACAAATTTGATATCaataagttaaaataatttaattagttcttaaaaaaataaaataaacaaatagagctcattgttattatttgtaataataataatgaatctCTACTAAAAATTTAAGTAATTGTTGTTATGAGAGTCTTGTTTTCATTTAAAATGTACGTAAAGAGAAAATATGAGTGTGATAAATTTTGAGTAGTAGAATTTGAAAGATTGTTAATATAAGAGAAgctttaatcttaaaaaaagAAACAGAAAATATTCCCCAAAATCTTGGAGAGTGATTACTTGAGAATTACACGAAAGATTTATGATTAGATAAGAAAAATGAATGTGATTTTTGAAGAAAAGAGTGGGGGACCATTGAATTTGGGAGGAGAGGGTCCATTAATGGAGTTAGGGCAAGGTCCATTGGAGGGTTGTTTTGGTGCAGATaagagaagaaggaagaaggGAGAAGAGAGGTTCCAGTAGTGGGCATATGATAAGGATGGTAGATCTACTACTACTATTGCCATTCAGTAAGTGTGATTAGTCCCACACCTTCAAATTAATAGCATCATTATTTTTGACGGTGATGGGCCAAAGGAAGTTACATATAATATACATAAGGCCACAAAATTTTCTCCCATGGGAATCCATCTAGTAGGACCCTACCTACCATTACTCATTTTTTCATGTCCTACTTCTTTATGTCACACAAAATGACACCAAAATCTCTTTTAAACAAATTCATTTCTGCTTAATCGTAGTATCCACAATATATGCTTTTAGTCACACAAAGTTAGCAAGTTTTGACTTTGGTTTTTCATAAAAGATGCTGTTTGATTTTCATCtttaagattttttaattagtttctattattttatgattattgttattatttaattgtttaatGAGAAAGCAAGTTAATCATCTCAAGTTGATTTTTAAAGCAAAAATAATACTTCTGATTTTTAAAACtgaaaaaccaaaataaaaagcTAAGTCATTgggtaaaaatagaaaacatgtTGAGCCATAGCCAATAAAATTTGAGGATTCTAATTTCGAAACAGTCAACTTGTGGGATACTAATGTGAATGGATAGGTAGGTATAGTGACTGAGAGATGTGCTTCTTGCTAGTCAACAAAGTTGACAATTGAGATTTCAAGTGTACATCTAAAATAAaactaagatttttttttataaatctatTTAATTAATACTACTGAGAGATGCACGCTcatactttttaatattataattagaaatttataaaatgtaatttatttaaaatattttactttatcttatctatttattttatgatgTTGAAATAAGTAtactgattttgaaaaaatattatgatatcAAAATAGACTAATTTCTGTTATATATGGCAATAGTTAAATAATAAAGTCTCgagttaatttaaatataccTTTGTTGTATTGTATAattattacatatataaatttttcgataaataaaatatgtaaataacttttttataagtTGAGAGATCAATTCAAATTTTACGTCATGGGAAATTTCGATTGTTTTTATATGGAAAGTGATATAGATACTAACAAATTTAGaactttcacttttttttttcaaaagtagAATTGAAAACGAAATGCATTAACTTGAAATGAACGATTATAGCAAAGGAAATTTAAAACACAATAGTTTTAAtcgttaaaattttaaaactttaagcGGATGATGATATAAAGGAAAAGTCGAATAACTAGCTAGCAACGGGTATGTAATTAGTTATAATTAATTACTCTCCCaatgttatataaattaacttaCATTGTGTATAAAAAGATTAGTTGTAAGTTAATTTgctttgttattattttataaataatcataaaataaaagacataCATTAAAAAGGCCTTAACATAATCTAatgtaaaattgatttattacGTGTGTGATGTAAAGCATTGAATAGAGTGGTGTGAAGAGATAAAAAGAAGGGAGGAGTTGAATGAAACGCAGGAAAGAACAGAAGAGAACATCATCACCACATTATCAGTACAAAACTACCATGTTTGAGGGCTGCCGTAGTTTTGTCTCCGTCGGTTGCTTACTCTGGAATCAGCACAAAAAggggaaagaaaagaaaaaaaaaagcaaagaaAGTTGTAAAAAGGGTAAAACAAACAGGAAAAAGGtgaaaaaaagggaaaaagggTAATAAGGTAAAAGGAGGAGGAAGCGTGGGgacagaagaaacaccaaacTGCAAATAAACCAGCAACAATGTGGTATACCCTCCAGAGCCCCAACATTATTAGCACAGCTATTTGGCCAAAGAGACAGACAAGGGACACAGGTGTCATTATCAAGAACCTCAACCCCATTTCTGCAATTCCATTCAACCTCCCCCACTTCTAACTTAGTTCTCCTTCCACTTGCACCACCACCAACACTTACACACACCAAGTGCAGGAGCAAACACCAACACACACCAACACTATCACCCCCCTCAGGAACAGGAGGAAGAAACATACCCTTTTGCTCTGTGAAGCCCAAGTTGCTCTTTTTTCTCAAATGGGGACGCGAATCCCTTCTCACCAGCTCAGCAGTGGCCTATACGTGTCGGGTCGACCCGAACAGGTGAAAGAGCGCCCGCCGACAATGACCTCACGCTCCGTACCGTACACTGGCGGCGACCCAAAAAAGTCCGGCGAGCTGGGGAAAATGTTAGAAATCCCCAGCGTTGATCAGAAGACGTCGCGGCCGTCATCCGGGTCGGTGAGATCCGGGCCAAATTCGGGTCCCGCAGTTGGGAGGCTTAGCGGGTCGGGGCCCATGTCGCGGAAGTCGTCTGGGTCGGGCCCGATAGCGCTGCAGCCGACGGGCCTGATAACGTCGGGTCCAGTGGGATCCGGCCCGGTTGGGAGTCGTCGGTCGGGGCAGCTGGAACAACCGTCTGCGGTGGTGTCGGCGGGGAAGACAGTGTATGGCTCGGCGGTGACGAGTCTGAACGAGGAGGTGAAGGTGGGGTTCAAGGTGTCAAGGGCGTTGGTGTGGGTGTTCATGGTGGTGGTGGCAATGAGTTTGCTTGTTGGGGTGTTTCTCATGGTGGCAGTGAAGAAAGCTGTGATTTTGGTGGCTCTTGCAGCGGTTATTATGCCTGTGGTGGTTTTGATCGCTTGGAATTGCGTTTGGGGGAGACGAGGGCTTTTAGGGTTTGTGAAAAGGTACCCTGATGCTGAGCTTAGAGGCGCCATTGATGGACAGTACGTTAAGGTTACGGGggtaattttctttctttcctatGCTAATAACGATAATGGTATAATCATCTTTAGTGATGTCTCAATATCATAAAATGACGATTCTTCTTGATGGCATGCTATTTGTTTTGTTCAGCTAACATTtaatttaacattatttatttatgatatatCCTTCcccctaatttttttttgttttttgttttaataatgtGATGTTTGGTATGGGGTTTTGATACTTACACAACAAGTGAATTTGGTCGTGGTGATTGCGACTGCTTCTTTTGGAGTTGTCCTATTtgttgaaagtttttttttctcgcGTTAGAGTCTGTGCAAGTATTTATAAGCTAGTAGATTTGTTCTGATATCGATGTATGGATATGCTTTGTTCATTTTGCGGTACAAACTGGAAGGTCTATAATGTGGCTCAAAAGAGAAGAGTTAACTTGCATGTTGTAGAATTATTTACTTAGTTCAGAAACTTGAATAAAAGTAGACGTCTCTTCATGAATTCAGCAGACATGGTGGTCAGGGACGATGATGTTTAGCGTGCATTTTAGTGGTAGAGTAATAAGGAAGGATCGCATATTTGGCTTTTTACTAGAATGGTTGGAATGTAAATGTAATCAAAAGTTCTTGACATAAGTAAACTTAATATTAATTTCTTGGATTCTTCTGGTTGTGGATGGTATTTAGGGATGTTTATCTTGCAGTGTAATTGTGTGGCATTTAAGTAGTATTTTTTTGCTTCACCTTCACTTTTGCTATCTCTCTTAGTCTGCTGTGAAAAATTCTTCTGCAAGATATTATGCATAATATCTGGTTTTAATCGTAATCCCTGAACTGCTTCAACACTTGCTCCTATCACAATGCACTCAAATAGGATTGTTCTATGGATGGATGATAATGTCCTTTAGAGACATTGATGCTTGTATCCCTGTTGCGCttctataatgtattttttatatgtatcaTGTCTCTTTCTGTAGGTTGTAACCTGTGGCAGCATTCCTTTGGAGTCATCCTACCAAAGAGTACCGAGATGTGTATATGTCTCCACCGAATTATATGAATATAAAGGATTGGGTGGAAAATCAGCAAATCCTAAACACGGTTGCTTTACTTGGGGTTCTAGATACTCTGAGGTTAGTTGGTTTAATTCTTATTGATGCTTTGTGTATACTATTGATTCAGGGTCAAGcataattaataaaagagaGAACCATTTATGCACACAGATCTACATTGACTTCATTGATACCTAAAACACACAATGAATATATGCTTGAGGAGTAACAAGTTGATTTGTAGATAAGAAAGGAATTTTAAAGCAACTTAAAATTAAGGAGACCTTAGAGCTCGGATTCGTGTTTGATGCCATCTGGGACTTGGGTGTGAGTTACTGTTTTATACTCTTTAGGTTATGCCTCTGTTCCcagttatatataatatgttgaTTTAACAATATAGCTGCATGTCAATGTAATTTGCCCAATAATAAATATGCTTGAGGgttaatttgatattattagAATGAAATACTACTATATTTTCTGTCACTTCAACTGTCTCCACTTTCTTGGTATATTTAACTTATGTCTATACTTCGCATGTGTCGAGATTTAAACAGAAAATGAAGATGGAAATTGTGATTCCATTGAAATAGGCTAAAACACTGCAATGGATGCTCACTTGAAACTTGAAAACAACCTTAGGAGCCTTCCCATCCATGCTTTTGATGGATTCAGTTTTACTCCTATGCTTGTGGTGCCCAACCACACCAGTCATTGAAATGCGTAAAACCCACCAAAATGTCAAAAACCCTAACACAATTGTTTTTAGTCTGCGTAAGAAAACTACTTGCACGATTATCTTAGAGCCTTTTCATTTTGATGAATGCATATACATTTTCATGTTTGGTTCACACTAtaaattgaattattatttCCACTTCACCACTTTGATTGGAATGGAGGTTTTACAGTCAATAACGTTACCATGCTCTACATGTGTTACGTATCACCAAAATCTGTAAATTTATTGAATGTTGTAGTCTGGTCCTTTACCAGCAACCTTTCTAAGGTGAGAAACTGCTGTGTAAAGATTGTGGATTATTTGTTTGGT
Proteins encoded in this region:
- the LOC137832180 gene encoding uncharacterized membrane protein At1g16860 yields the protein MGTRIPSHQLSSGLYVSGRPEQVKERPPTMTSRSVPYTGGDPKKSGELGKMLEIPSVDQKTSRPSSGSVRSGPNSGPAVGRLSGSGPMSRKSSGSGPIALQPTGLITSGPVGSGPVGSRRSGQLEQPSAVVSAGKTVYGSAVTSLNEEVKVGFKVSRALVWVFMVVVAMSLLVGVFLMVAVKKAVILVALAAVIMPVVVLIAWNCVWGRRGLLGFVKRYPDAELRGAIDGQYVKVTGVVTCGSIPLESSYQRVPRCVYVSTELYEYKGLGGKSANPKHGCFTWGSRYSEKYVADFYVSDFQSGLRALVKAGYGAKVAPFVEPNTVVDVTKDNKELSPNFLGWLADRKLSSDDRIMRLKEGYIKEGSTVSVMGIVQRHDNVLMIVPSAEPVSTGCQWIRCLLPTYAEGLIMTCEDNQNADVIPV